The Amycolatopsis sp. 195334CR genome window below encodes:
- a CDS encoding ABC transporter family substrate-binding protein, with the protein MRRSKAVSALSLVAGSALLLSACSGGGNEGGDPNTGSSADIKSMATGKAQSGENFKLGAAANSDQVIVGIDQGFSAYNNDTPDSNSSYNTYVLTTVLSGADVLDGNNKVLLNNDVLESWTVTSKEPQVVEWKIKPGVKWSDGDAWDCDDFYLAWLSHSGKVKDGETPVFNSASSAGYSLVNEATCKDDLTFEAKFEKPYLDYKGMFNSTAVMPAHIVEKQTGIADITKLTLSSPLEELKKAGDYWTNKFKDFDPATMPGSGPYKITAFDANQESVTLEKNPLWIGEKGGPAKIVVRAMKDTKAMATALQNGEIDVAASTQPDATAAGTMKGLASQGVTYGSASQLTFEHLDLNFAKPIFQKQETRKAFFEVVNRQEIVDKLLKEVQADAQPLNSIVFYPGEQGYVDLYSDKAGKGAEVAAKTLTDAGWVKGADGIFAKDGQRFSVTITHNQNDRRKQTVEIIIAQAKAAGIEITDQTDPNFLKGNLDKGEYDIALFGWSSAPFKAEQPSIYIPKDQGGAQNYQSLNDPNIKTAFDKAVSATDEAQGTQAYQEADKAIADNYATLPLFQTPSMWGFRGIDKVYMQSYNGALWNAGEWEKTS; encoded by the coding sequence ATGAGGAGAAGCAAAGCAGTCTCCGCCCTGTCGCTGGTCGCCGGCTCCGCGCTGCTGTTGAGCGCGTGCAGCGGCGGCGGCAACGAGGGTGGCGACCCGAACACCGGCTCGAGCGCCGATATCAAAAGTATGGCGACGGGCAAGGCCCAGAGCGGCGAGAACTTCAAGCTGGGCGCCGCGGCGAACAGCGACCAGGTGATCGTCGGCATCGACCAGGGCTTCTCGGCGTACAACAACGACACGCCGGACTCGAACAGCTCGTACAACACCTACGTGCTGACCACGGTGCTCTCCGGTGCCGACGTGCTCGACGGCAACAACAAGGTGCTGCTCAACAACGACGTGCTCGAGTCGTGGACGGTCACCTCGAAGGAGCCGCAGGTCGTCGAGTGGAAGATCAAGCCCGGCGTCAAGTGGTCCGACGGCGACGCCTGGGACTGCGATGACTTCTACCTCGCCTGGCTCTCGCACAGCGGCAAGGTCAAGGACGGCGAGACGCCGGTCTTCAACTCCGCGTCCTCGGCCGGCTACAGCCTGGTCAACGAGGCCACCTGCAAGGACGACCTGACCTTCGAGGCCAAGTTCGAGAAGCCCTACCTCGACTACAAGGGCATGTTCAACTCCACCGCGGTGATGCCCGCGCACATCGTGGAGAAGCAGACCGGCATCGCCGACATCACCAAGCTGACCCTCAGCAGCCCGCTCGAGGAGCTGAAGAAGGCCGGCGACTACTGGACCAACAAGTTCAAGGACTTCGACCCGGCCACCATGCCGGGCTCCGGGCCCTACAAGATCACCGCCTTCGACGCCAACCAGGAGTCGGTGACCCTGGAGAAGAACCCGCTCTGGATCGGCGAGAAGGGCGGCCCGGCGAAGATCGTCGTCCGCGCCATGAAGGACACCAAGGCGATGGCCACCGCGCTGCAGAACGGTGAGATCGACGTCGCGGCGTCGACCCAGCCGGACGCCACCGCGGCGGGCACCATGAAGGGCCTCGCCTCGCAGGGCGTGACCTACGGTTCGGCCTCGCAGCTGACCTTCGAGCACCTCGACCTGAACTTCGCCAAGCCGATCTTCCAGAAGCAGGAGACCCGCAAGGCGTTCTTCGAGGTGGTCAACCGCCAGGAGATCGTGGACAAGCTCCTCAAGGAGGTCCAGGCCGACGCGCAGCCGCTGAACAGCATCGTCTTCTACCCGGGCGAGCAGGGCTACGTCGACCTCTACAGCGACAAGGCGGGCAAGGGCGCCGAGGTGGCGGCCAAGACGCTGACCGACGCGGGCTGGGTGAAGGGTGCCGACGGCATCTTCGCGAAGGACGGCCAGCGCTTCTCGGTCACCATCACGCACAACCAGAACGACCGCCGCAAGCAGACCGTCGAGATCATCATCGCCCAGGCCAAGGCCGCGGGCATCGAGATCACCGACCAGACCGACCCGAACTTCCTCAAGGGGAACCTGGACAAGGGTGAGTACGACATCGCCCTGTTCGGCTGGTCGTCGGCGCCGTTCAAGGCCGAGCAGCCGTCCATCTACATCCCGAAGGACCAGGGTGGGGCGCAGAACTACCAGAGCCTGAACGACCCGAACATCAAGACGGCCTTCGACAAGGCGGTCTCGGCGACGGACGAGGCGCAGGGTACGCAGGCCTACCAGGAAGCCGACAAGGCGATCGCGGACAACTATGCGACGCTGCCGCTGTTCCAGACCCCGTCCATGTGGGGCTTCCGGGGCATCGACAAGGTGTACATGCAGTCGTACAACGGTGCGCTGTGGAACGCCGGCGAGTGGGAGAAGACCAGCTAG